ACCGGTCAGCATTAATGTTTTGGTTTTAGCCATAAATAAAGCTCTCTTGATGGTGAATGTGCCGCCATCATAGCCAATGCCGTCTGCAAACGACAAGCGGTTAAACTTGCTTTTACTTATGTCAAAGTTTGCGGCGGATTTGCTTACAGGGATTTGCATGAATTTGGCATAAGCTGTGCAGGCGTAAAAAGAAGAATAAGGGGTATGCTTCTTGTGTTTTTGCAGACGGCCTGAGGCGGGTAAATCAAATCGAAAATTCAATCAATTCGTTTTGTGCAAACACATAAACCTGCTTGGGCGACAGAGCCAGCGTTTTGCCGGCGGCCAAATCCAAGCGGGCGGCATCGCTGCCGGCCAGAGTGATGTGCACGTCTTGTTTGCCGTGTTTGACGGTAACGTGCGTCAGCGCGCCGACGGCATGGATTTTTTCAACCTCGGCGGTCAGGAGGGCGGGTTCGCCGCCGCCGACTACCTGCCATTCGTGCGGACGCACATAACCGACGGCGGTTTGATCCTGCCATTTGTATTGGCGGTCGAGCGGCCAGACGAAGCCTTGGTAATGCCACGCGCCTTTTTCGATGCGGCCTTCGAAGGCATCGGTTTCGCCGAGAAATTCGGTAACAAACGCGTTTTCCGGTTTGCGGTAGATGGCTTCGGCACTGCCCGTCTGCTCGATTTTGCCGTGGTTCATCACTACGATTTCATCGGATACTTCCAAGGCTTCTTCTTGGTCGTGGGTAACCAAGATGCTGGTTACGCCCAGATTGTGGTGGATGTCGCGCAGCCAAGTACGCAGCTCTTTGCGTACTTTGGCATCGAGTGCGCCGAAAGGTTCGTCGAGCAGCAGCAGTTTTGGTTCGACCGCCAAAGCGCGGGCGAGGGCGATGCGCTGGCGTTGGCCGCCTGAAAGCTGGTGCGGATAGGCTTTGGCCAGATGCGGAAGCTGCACCAGCTTTAGAAGCTCTTCCACTTTGGCACGGATTTTTTCTTTGGCAGGGCGTTCGGAGCGGGGGAGGACGGTCAGGCCGAAGGCGATGTTGTCGAAAACATTCATGTGGCGGAAGAGGGCGTAGTGTTGGAACACGAAGCCGACTTTGCGGTCGCGTACATGCTTGCCGGTTACGTCTTGACCGTCAAACAGAATCTTGCCGCCGTCTGCATTTTCCAAACCGGCGATGATGCGCAAAAGCGTGGTTTTGCCGCAGCCCGA
The nucleotide sequence above comes from Neisseria animalis. Encoded proteins:
- a CDS encoding sulfate/molybdate ABC transporter ATP-binding protein gives rise to the protein MSITIENLNKHFGNFHALKNINLNVPTGKLVSLLGPSGCGKTTLLRIIAGLENADGGKILFDGQDVTGKHVRDRKVGFVFQHYALFRHMNVFDNIAFGLTVLPRSERPAKEKIRAKVEELLKLVQLPHLAKAYPHQLSGGQRQRIALARALAVEPKLLLLDEPFGALDAKVRKELRTWLRDIHHNLGVTSILVTHDQEEALEVSDEIVVMNHGKIEQTGSAEAIYRKPENAFVTEFLGETDAFEGRIEKGAWHYQGFVWPLDRQYKWQDQTAVGYVRPHEWQVVGGGEPALLTAEVEKIHAVGALTHVTVKHGKQDVHITLAGSDAARLDLAAGKTLALSPKQVYVFAQNELIEFSI